A single window of Mycolicibacterium aurum DNA harbors:
- a CDS encoding isocitrate lyase/PEP mutase family protein has product MADDELKARADALLALHQPGNPVILPTVWDAWSANLAVDAGFEALTVGSHPVADSVGKADNEGMSFDDLLTRVAQITAAVDVPLSVDIESGYAEDPARLIEGLLSVGAVGLNIEDTVHSEGGRLRSAEEHAELVGALRAAADAAGVRVVVNARTDLFLRQDGDESDRVDRAIARLTLAADAGADVLYPVGVHPPEVMRRLTSELPLPVNAIAPPDKADPASYGPLGVARISFGPFWQAALAERSKEILARWA; this is encoded by the coding sequence ATGGCTGACGACGAACTGAAGGCTCGCGCGGACGCGCTGCTGGCGCTGCACCAACCCGGCAACCCGGTGATCCTGCCGACGGTGTGGGACGCGTGGTCGGCGAATCTGGCCGTGGACGCCGGGTTCGAGGCGCTGACCGTGGGCAGTCACCCGGTGGCCGACTCGGTCGGGAAGGCCGACAACGAGGGCATGTCGTTCGACGACCTGCTCACCCGCGTCGCCCAGATCACCGCTGCGGTGGACGTGCCGCTGTCGGTCGACATCGAATCCGGATATGCCGAGGACCCCGCGCGGCTGATCGAGGGTCTGCTGTCGGTGGGGGCGGTCGGGTTGAACATCGAGGACACCGTGCACAGCGAGGGCGGCCGGCTGCGGTCGGCGGAGGAGCACGCCGAGCTGGTCGGTGCGTTGCGTGCGGCGGCCGACGCGGCAGGGGTGCGGGTGGTCGTCAACGCGCGCACGGATCTGTTCCTTCGCCAGGACGGCGACGAATCCGATCGGGTGGACCGCGCGATCGCGCGGCTCACGCTGGCGGCCGACGCGGGCGCCGACGTGCTCTACCCGGTCGGCGTCCATCCGCCGGAGGTCATGCGCCGGTTGACCTCGGAACTCCCGCTGCCGGTCAACGCGATTGCGCCGCCCGACAAGGCCGACCCGGCCTCCTACGGGCCGCTCGGGGTGGCGCGGATCAGCTTCGGACCGTTCTGGCAGGCAGCGCTGGCCGAGCGATCGAAGGAGATTCTGGCCCGCTGGGCGTGA
- a CDS encoding universal stress protein: MADYTTIVVGTDGSDTSMRAVDKAAALAADSGARLIVASAYTSQRRDPAAPDPDQPGGEGYRTVGDAPAYDLLHDAAARARQAGARDVVERAVEGVPADALVALAEEVEADLLVVGSVGMNSMVGRLVGSVPRLVKRHATTEVLVVDTTD, translated from the coding sequence ATGGCCGACTACACCACGATCGTCGTAGGAACCGACGGTTCGGACACCTCGATGCGGGCGGTGGACAAAGCGGCGGCCCTTGCCGCCGACTCCGGCGCACGGCTGATCGTCGCCTCCGCGTACACCAGCCAGCGGCGCGATCCCGCTGCGCCCGATCCGGATCAACCGGGAGGCGAGGGCTACCGCACCGTCGGCGACGCCCCCGCATACGACCTGCTGCACGACGCGGCGGCCCGGGCCAGACAGGCCGGTGCGCGCGACGTCGTCGAACGCGCAGTCGAGGGTGTCCCGGCGGACGCGCTCGTCGCCCTCGCCGAGGAGGTCGAGGCCGATCTCCTGGTTGTCGGCAGCGTCGGGATGAACTCGATGGTGGGCCGGCTGGTGGGGTCGGTGCCCCGCCTCGTCAAGCGCCACGCCACCACCGAGGTTCTGGTCGTCGACACCACGGACTGA
- the nirB gene encoding nitrite reductase large subunit NirB gives MASISHVVVVGHGMVGHRFVEALRSRDGDGRWRVTVLAEERDAAYDRVGLTGYTDHWDRSRLALPGNDYLGDDLVDVRLGCRVVAIDRAAKSVTTDDGAVIEYDALVLATGSSAFVPPVPGRDLPSCHVYRTLDDLDAIRADALGAREKGRAAVGVVIGGGLLGLEAANALRGFGLTAHVVERSPRLMAQQLDEAGGTLLGRMIGELGITVHTDVGTESIAPAQRNRPLKRSAEDNSMRVTLSDGTCIDAGVVVFAAGVRPRDELARDAGLTIAERGGVLTDLSCVTSDPSIYAIGEVAAIEGRCYGLVGPGYTSAEVVADRLVGGAAEFPEADMSTKLKLLGVDVASFGDAMGTTADCLEVVLNDAVNQTYAKLVLSDDAKTLLGGILVGDASAYGLLRPMVGEMLPGDPMAMIAPSGAGSSAAQLGVGALPAAAQICSCNNVTKGDLTDAIACGCADVPALKSCTKAGTSCGSCVPLLKQLLEAEGVEQSKALCEHFSHSRAELFEIVGATSIRTFSGLIERFGSGRGCDICKPVVASILASTSSEHILDGEQASLQDSNDHFLANIQRNGSYSVVPRVPGGDITPEHLILIGEIARDFGLYTKITGGQRIDMFGARVDQLPEIWRRLVEGGMESGQAYGKSLRTVKSCVGSDWCRYGQQDSVQMAINLELRYRGLRSPHKIKMGVSGCARECAEARGKDVGVIATETGWNLYIGGNGGMTPRHAELLAGDLDDETLVRYIDRFLMFYIRTADRLQRTAPWVEERGVEHLREVICEDSLGLAEEFEAAVERHVDGYACEWKGVLDDPDKLSRFVSFVNAPDVPDPTVTFTENGGRKVPATPVAIGMPKVGR, from the coding sequence ATGGCGTCAATTTCGCACGTCGTGGTCGTCGGCCACGGCATGGTCGGTCACCGCTTCGTCGAAGCCCTGCGTTCCCGAGACGGCGACGGCCGGTGGCGCGTCACCGTGCTGGCCGAAGAACGCGACGCGGCCTACGACCGCGTGGGACTCACCGGATACACCGACCACTGGGACCGATCCCGTCTTGCGCTGCCCGGCAACGACTACCTCGGTGACGATCTGGTGGACGTCCGGCTCGGGTGCCGGGTAGTCGCGATAGACCGGGCGGCCAAGTCGGTGACCACCGACGACGGCGCGGTGATCGAATACGACGCGTTGGTGCTGGCGACGGGGTCGTCGGCCTTCGTGCCGCCGGTGCCAGGGCGCGACCTGCCGTCCTGCCACGTCTACCGAACCCTCGATGACCTCGACGCGATCCGCGCCGATGCCCTCGGTGCCCGCGAGAAGGGCCGCGCGGCGGTCGGTGTCGTCATCGGCGGCGGCCTCCTGGGCTTGGAAGCAGCCAACGCGCTGCGTGGATTCGGTTTGACTGCGCATGTCGTGGAGAGGTCCCCGCGGCTGATGGCGCAGCAGCTCGACGAGGCGGGCGGCACCCTGCTGGGCCGGATGATCGGCGAGCTGGGCATCACGGTGCACACCGATGTCGGCACCGAATCGATCGCACCGGCGCAACGCAACCGGCCCCTGAAGCGGTCCGCGGAGGACAACTCGATGCGGGTGACGCTGAGCGACGGCACGTGCATCGATGCCGGCGTCGTCGTGTTCGCCGCGGGTGTCCGCCCGCGCGACGAGCTGGCCCGCGACGCCGGACTCACGATTGCTGAGCGGGGCGGGGTACTCACCGATCTGTCCTGTGTGACAAGCGATCCCAGCATCTATGCGATCGGTGAGGTCGCTGCCATCGAGGGACGCTGCTACGGCCTGGTGGGGCCCGGGTACACCAGTGCCGAGGTGGTGGCGGACCGCCTGGTGGGCGGTGCGGCCGAGTTCCCCGAAGCCGACATGTCGACCAAGCTGAAGTTGCTCGGCGTCGACGTGGCCAGCTTCGGCGACGCGATGGGCACCACTGCGGACTGCCTGGAGGTTGTGCTCAACGACGCGGTCAACCAGACGTACGCCAAGCTCGTGCTCTCCGACGACGCGAAGACGCTGCTCGGCGGCATCCTGGTCGGCGACGCGTCGGCGTACGGCCTGCTGCGGCCGATGGTCGGCGAGATGCTGCCGGGTGACCCGATGGCGATGATCGCGCCGTCCGGAGCAGGTTCCAGCGCAGCACAACTGGGCGTCGGAGCCCTGCCCGCCGCGGCCCAGATCTGCTCGTGCAACAACGTCACCAAGGGTGATCTCACCGACGCGATCGCCTGCGGCTGCGCGGACGTACCCGCCTTGAAGAGCTGCACCAAGGCGGGTACGTCGTGCGGCTCGTGTGTACCGCTGCTCAAGCAGCTCCTCGAGGCCGAAGGCGTCGAGCAGTCAAAGGCCCTGTGCGAGCACTTCTCTCACTCGCGGGCTGAACTGTTCGAGATTGTCGGCGCCACGTCGATCCGCACCTTCTCGGGTCTCATCGAGCGGTTCGGCAGCGGAAGAGGTTGTGATATCTGCAAACCCGTGGTCGCCTCGATCCTGGCCTCGACGAGCTCCGAGCACATCCTCGACGGTGAGCAGGCCTCGCTGCAGGACTCCAACGACCACTTCCTGGCCAACATCCAGCGCAACGGTAGCTACTCGGTGGTGCCGCGGGTTCCCGGCGGCGACATCACCCCCGAACATCTGATCCTGATCGGGGAGATCGCCCGAGATTTCGGGCTGTACACCAAGATCACCGGCGGACAGCGCATCGACATGTTCGGCGCCAGAGTTGATCAGCTGCCTGAGATCTGGCGCCGCCTGGTCGAGGGCGGCATGGAATCCGGTCAGGCCTACGGAAAGTCGTTGCGCACGGTCAAGAGCTGTGTGGGCAGCGACTGGTGCCGCTACGGCCAGCAGGATTCGGTGCAGATGGCCATCAACCTCGAACTGCGCTACCGCGGACTGCGCTCCCCGCACAAGATCAAGATGGGGGTCTCCGGGTGTGCCCGCGAATGCGCCGAGGCCCGCGGCAAGGACGTCGGCGTCATCGCGACCGAAACGGGGTGGAACCTCTACATCGGCGGCAACGGCGGGATGACGCCGCGGCACGCTGAACTGCTCGCCGGCGATCTGGACGACGAGACGTTGGTGCGCTACATCGACCGCTTCCTGATGTTCTACATCCGCACCGCCGATCGGCTCCAGCGCACCGCGCCGTGGGTGGAGGAGCGGGGCGTCGAGCATCTGCGCGAGGTGATCTGTGAGGACTCGCTGGGGCTGGCCGAGGAGTTCGAGGCAGCGGTCGAACGCCACGTCGACGGCTACGCCTGCGAGTGGAAGGGCGTGCTGGACGACCCCGACAAGCTGTCGCGGTTCGTCTCGTTCGTCAACGCACCCGATGTCCCCGATCCGACCGTCACGTTCACCGAGAACGGCGGTCGCAAGGTCCCCGCGACGCCGGTCGCGATCGGCATGCCGAAGGTAGGAAGGTAG
- the nirD gene encoding nitrite reductase small subunit NirD, with translation MTVLNDTQVWTTACPYDFLIPNRGVGVLLPDGAQAALFRLDDGTVHAVGNVDPFSGAAVMSRGIVGDRAGRVTVQSPIKKQAFALDDGSCLDDPAHSLPVYATRITPGGDVQVGS, from the coding sequence ATGACGGTGCTCAACGACACCCAGGTCTGGACGACGGCCTGCCCCTATGACTTCCTGATCCCCAATCGCGGGGTGGGGGTGCTGCTGCCCGACGGCGCCCAAGCCGCACTGTTCCGCCTCGACGACGGAACTGTGCATGCCGTCGGCAACGTCGACCCGTTTTCCGGGGCGGCGGTGATGTCGCGGGGCATCGTCGGCGACCGGGCCGGCCGGGTGACCGTGCAGTCGCCGATCAAGAAACAGGCGTTCGCCCTCGACGACGGCAGCTGCCTGGACGACCCCGCGCACTCCCTGCCGGTGTACGCCACCCGGATCACCCCCGGCGGCGACGTCCAGGTCGGCTCCTGA
- the fdxA gene encoding ferredoxin produces MTYVIGSACVDIVDKSCVQECPADCIYEGDRAMYINPNECVDCGACRIACRVDAIYYETDLPDEELAFLQDNADFFELTLPGRDTPLGDPGGALQLGRVGADTPLVAALPPSVTPHP; encoded by the coding sequence ATGACCTACGTGATCGGTTCCGCGTGTGTGGACATCGTCGACAAGTCCTGTGTGCAGGAATGCCCGGCCGACTGCATCTACGAGGGCGATCGCGCGATGTACATCAACCCCAACGAGTGCGTGGACTGCGGAGCCTGCCGCATCGCATGCCGGGTGGACGCCATCTATTACGAGACCGACCTGCCGGACGAGGAGTTGGCGTTCCTGCAGGACAACGCCGATTTCTTCGAGCTGACGCTGCCTGGCCGCGACACCCCGCTCGGTGACCCGGGTGGTGCGCTCCAGCTGGGCCGGGTCGGCGCGGACACCCCGCTGGTGGCCGCGCTGCCACCGTCAGTGACGCCGCATCCCTGA
- a CDS encoding sirohydrochlorin chelatase: MSLLLVAHGTRKQRGVSLIGDLAAQVSSVLDRPVRVAFVDVLGPTPAELLGATPDRATVLVPAFLARGYHVTHDIPAHVAASGHSDVTVTRALGPDPQLVRVLVDRLIESGWRPDDSVILAAAGTSDPEAMRDLHTTATWLSATLGSRVELAFAATGEPRVADAVAALRGRGARVVVASYLLSEGLFQDRLRDSGADLVTAPLGTHPGVTRLIASRFQRACARLAPWQPLAESGMRRH; encoded by the coding sequence GTGAGCCTGCTCCTGGTCGCGCACGGCACCCGCAAGCAACGCGGGGTGTCGCTGATCGGCGATCTCGCCGCGCAGGTGTCGTCGGTGCTGGACCGTCCGGTACGCGTCGCATTCGTCGACGTCCTCGGCCCGACACCCGCCGAACTGCTCGGCGCGACCCCGGACCGGGCCACCGTGCTGGTGCCGGCATTCCTGGCTCGCGGCTATCACGTCACCCACGACATTCCCGCGCATGTGGCGGCCAGCGGGCATTCCGATGTCACCGTCACCCGCGCGTTGGGTCCCGATCCGCAGCTGGTGCGGGTGCTCGTCGACCGATTGATCGAATCCGGTTGGCGGCCCGATGATTCGGTGATCCTCGCCGCGGCAGGAACATCCGACCCCGAGGCGATGCGTGACCTGCACACGACGGCGACGTGGCTGTCGGCCACCCTCGGGTCTCGCGTGGAACTGGCGTTCGCCGCCACCGGCGAGCCCCGGGTGGCCGATGCCGTCGCCGCGCTGCGCGGACGGGGCGCACGCGTGGTGGTGGCGTCATACCTGCTGTCCGAAGGCCTCTTCCAGGACCGCTTGCGTGACAGCGGCGCGGACCTGGTGACCGCACCGCTGGGCACCCACCCCGGTGTCACCCGGTTGATCGCCAGCCGGTTTCAGCGCGCGTGTGCACGGTTGGCGCCGTGGCAGCCGCTGGCGGAGTCAGGGATGCGGCGTCACTGA
- a CDS encoding uroporphyrinogen-III synthase produces MSELDLAPLTGFRVAVTSARRADELSALLRRRGATVCSAAAIDMVPLPDDDELRQRTQSLIDSPPDIVIATTGIGFRGWIAAADGWGMANDLTAALSKARIVSRGPKATGALRAGGLPEEWSPESESSREVLEYLVDGGIAGTRIAVQLHGATADWDPFPEFLDELRSAGAEVVPIRVYRWHSAPRNGDFDQLVAGIAEEKFDAVSFTSAPAVASVLLRAKEMGIEAEVLSALRTNVHAMCVGPVTARPLVRLGVPTSAPERMRLGALARHITDELPLLQSRTVRVAGHLLEIRGTCVLVDGAVKAMSPAAMATIRALALHPGAVVSRTDLLRALPGSGTDTHAVETAVLRLRTALGDKKMVATVVKRGYRLPVDDASAS; encoded by the coding sequence ATGAGTGAGCTGGACTTGGCGCCGCTCACCGGATTCCGGGTTGCGGTCACCTCCGCACGGCGCGCTGACGAATTGAGCGCCCTGCTGCGTCGTCGCGGGGCGACGGTGTGCAGCGCCGCGGCCATCGACATGGTGCCGCTGCCCGATGACGACGAGCTGCGCCAGCGCACCCAGTCGCTGATCGACAGCCCACCGGACATCGTCATCGCCACCACCGGCATCGGCTTCCGCGGGTGGATCGCCGCGGCGGACGGCTGGGGTATGGCCAACGACCTCACTGCGGCGCTGAGCAAGGCCCGCATCGTCTCCCGCGGGCCGAAGGCGACCGGTGCGCTGCGCGCAGGCGGCCTGCCCGAGGAGTGGTCGCCGGAGTCGGAGTCCTCCCGCGAGGTGCTGGAGTACCTCGTCGACGGCGGGATCGCCGGCACCCGGATCGCTGTGCAACTGCACGGCGCCACCGCCGACTGGGATCCCTTCCCCGAGTTCCTCGACGAATTGCGCTCCGCCGGAGCCGAAGTGGTCCCCATCCGGGTGTACCGCTGGCATTCCGCACCACGCAACGGCGACTTCGATCAGCTGGTCGCAGGCATCGCGGAGGAGAAGTTCGACGCGGTCAGCTTCACCTCGGCGCCCGCGGTGGCGTCGGTGCTGCTGCGGGCCAAGGAGATGGGCATCGAGGCCGAGGTGCTGTCGGCGCTGCGCACCAACGTCCACGCGATGTGCGTGGGGCCCGTCACCGCCCGTCCCCTGGTGCGGCTCGGCGTGCCGACGTCGGCGCCGGAACGGATGCGGCTGGGTGCGCTGGCCCGCCACATCACCGATGAGCTTCCGCTGCTGCAGTCCCGCACCGTCCGGGTGGCCGGCCACCTGCTGGAGATTCGCGGCACGTGCGTGCTGGTCGACGGCGCCGTGAAGGCGATGTCGCCCGCGGCGATGGCCACCATTCGCGCCCTCGCCCTGCATCCGGGCGCCGTCGTCTCCCGAACCGATCTGCTGCGCGCGCTGCCGGGCAGCGGTACCGACACCCATGCCGTCGAGACGGCGGTGCTACGGCTGCGGACCGCGCTCGGCGACAAGAAGATGGTGGCCACCGTGGTCAAGCGGGGTTACCGGTTGCCCGTCGACGACGCATCCGCCTCGTGA
- a CDS encoding GNAT family N-acetyltransferase, which produces MAGRTTGVRARLVHTSDLDDETREDARRMVVEAFGGDFSDDDWEHALGGMHALICQRGDVLGHAAVVQRRLLYDGTALRCGYVEGVAVREDHRGQGLGGVLMDAVEQVVRGGYHLGALGSSELGEPLYTGRGWIRWQGPTSVLAPGGITPTPEDDGGVYVLPGALPASVVLDPAAPLTCDWRDGDVW; this is translated from the coding sequence ATCGCTGGTAGAACCACAGGTGTGCGTGCACGCCTGGTCCACACCTCCGATCTCGACGACGAGACCCGCGAGGACGCCCGCCGGATGGTCGTCGAGGCCTTCGGCGGGGACTTCTCCGACGACGACTGGGAGCACGCCCTCGGCGGCATGCACGCGCTCATCTGTCAGCGCGGAGACGTGCTCGGGCACGCCGCCGTCGTCCAGCGTCGCCTCCTGTACGACGGCACCGCACTGCGCTGCGGCTACGTCGAAGGTGTCGCCGTCCGGGAGGACCACCGCGGTCAGGGGCTGGGCGGTGTGTTGATGGACGCCGTCGAGCAGGTGGTGCGCGGCGGCTATCACCTGGGTGCGCTGGGATCCAGTGAGCTCGGTGAGCCGCTGTACACCGGCCGGGGCTGGATCCGGTGGCAGGGGCCGACGTCGGTGCTGGCCCCCGGCGGCATCACGCCGACCCCGGAGGACGACGGCGGGGTGTACGTGCTGCCCGGCGCGCTGCCCGCGTCGGTCGTCCTCGACCCTGCCGCCCCGCTGACCTGCGATTGGCGCGACGGCGACGTGTGGTGA
- a CDS encoding 5-oxoprolinase/urea amidolyase family protein: protein MSTVTLEVLQTGPLALVEDLGRPGLSHIGVTRSGAADRRAHTLANRLVANPDDRATVEITLGGFTAKVHGGNGEGVAIAVTGADADPAVNGIPFGTNSIHYAHDGEVISLGSPRSGLRSYLAVRGGIDVEPVLGSRSYDAMSAIGPHPLRRGDVLPVGAHTDDFPELDQAPVAAIVDDALDLTVVPGPRDDWFVDPDVLVRTNWQVTNHSDRVGVRLVGMPLEYRHPDRQLPSEGATLGAIQVPPNGFPVILGPDHPVTGGYPVIGVVTDADIDTIAQARPGQTVRLHWSRPRRPFEG from the coding sequence ATGAGCACCGTCACGCTGGAGGTCCTGCAGACCGGCCCGCTCGCGCTCGTCGAAGACCTCGGCAGGCCCGGCTTGTCCCATATCGGGGTCACCCGCTCGGGAGCTGCCGACCGCCGCGCCCACACACTGGCCAACCGTCTGGTCGCCAACCCGGATGACCGCGCGACCGTGGAGATCACCCTCGGCGGGTTCACCGCGAAGGTGCACGGAGGCAACGGCGAAGGGGTCGCGATCGCGGTGACCGGCGCCGACGCCGATCCCGCCGTCAACGGTATTCCGTTCGGCACCAACAGCATTCACTACGCACACGACGGCGAGGTGATCTCCCTCGGGTCGCCCAGGTCAGGGTTGCGCTCGTATCTCGCGGTGCGCGGCGGCATCGATGTCGAGCCGGTCCTGGGGTCCCGCAGCTACGACGCGATGTCGGCGATCGGGCCGCACCCGCTGCGCCGCGGCGACGTGTTGCCGGTCGGAGCCCACACCGACGACTTCCCCGAGTTGGACCAGGCGCCGGTGGCGGCCATCGTCGACGATGCCCTCGATCTCACCGTGGTGCCCGGACCGCGCGACGACTGGTTCGTCGATCCCGACGTGCTGGTGCGCACCAACTGGCAGGTCACCAATCACAGTGACCGAGTGGGCGTGCGGCTGGTCGGAATGCCGCTGGAATACCGCCACCCCGACCGTCAGCTGCCCAGCGAGGGCGCCACCCTCGGTGCGATCCAGGTTCCGCCGAACGGCTTCCCGGTGATCCTCGGTCCGGACCATCCGGTGACCGGCGGCTACCCGGTGATCGGCGTGGTCACCGACGCCGACATCGACACGATCGCCCAAGCACGCCCGGGGCAGACGGTTCGGTTGCACTGGTCGCGGCCGAGGCGGCCGTTCGAGGGCTGA
- a CDS encoding 5-oxoprolinase subunit B family protein → MSVTADAIASVRTEGARRILDYGDRALLLEFDSSAEVLAWTAAVREADLPGVVDIVPAARTILVAVAETRLQAPTRLRLDRMKLTEKAVAASAAPGDGAADVTLDVVYDGEDLEEVARLTGLSPDDVVAAHTGTLWRVGFSGFAPGFAYLIGGDERLAVPRRSEPRTKVPVGSVGLAGEFSGVYPRESPGGWQLIGRTSAVLWDIDRDDPALLAPGLWVQFRAVES, encoded by the coding sequence ATGAGCGTGACTGCGGATGCGATTGCAAGCGTGCGTACCGAGGGCGCACGCAGGATTCTGGACTACGGCGACCGGGCGCTGCTCCTCGAGTTCGACAGCAGCGCAGAGGTGCTGGCGTGGACTGCGGCCGTGCGTGAAGCAGATCTGCCCGGTGTGGTGGACATCGTTCCGGCGGCCAGAACAATCCTGGTGGCGGTGGCCGAGACGCGGCTGCAGGCGCCGACCCGGCTGCGGCTGGACCGGATGAAGTTGACCGAGAAGGCCGTCGCCGCTTCGGCAGCGCCGGGCGACGGCGCCGCCGATGTCACCCTCGACGTCGTCTACGACGGCGAGGACCTCGAGGAGGTGGCGCGGCTCACCGGGCTCAGTCCCGACGACGTCGTGGCCGCGCACACCGGGACGCTGTGGCGCGTCGGATTCAGCGGCTTCGCACCGGGTTTCGCCTACCTGATCGGCGGCGACGAGCGTCTGGCGGTGCCCCGGCGATCCGAGCCGAGAACCAAGGTGCCCGTCGGTTCCGTGGGGCTCGCCGGCGAGTTCAGCGGCGTCTACCCGAGGGAGTCCCCCGGCGGTTGGCAGCTGATCGGCCGCACCTCCGCGGTGCTGTGGGACATCGACCGGGACGACCCGGCGCTGCTCGCCCCCGGCCTGTGGGTGCAGTTTCGGGCGGTCGAATCATGA
- a CDS encoding queuosine precursor transporter yields the protein MTDQLDDHDPHVSFARVGSSYYPVLVAVFTALVIISNLTATKGVEFGPIITDGGFIVFPLTYVIGDVLSEVYGFKAARRAIFTGFAMNILAALALWVTIYLPAADFYENQEHFENIAHSYTGLIIAGLAGFIVGQTLNAWSLVLIKERTKEKHLWARLVGSTFIGQLGDTIVFCAIAASVIGITSFGDFVTYTAQGWLYKTAIEVVLLPITYRVIAYIKRREPTYQPVGV from the coding sequence GTGACAGACCAGCTCGACGACCACGACCCGCACGTATCGTTCGCCCGGGTGGGTTCGTCCTACTATCCGGTCCTCGTCGCGGTCTTCACCGCACTGGTGATCATCTCCAACCTCACCGCCACCAAGGGCGTCGAGTTCGGGCCCATCATCACCGACGGCGGCTTCATCGTGTTCCCGCTGACCTACGTGATCGGCGACGTGCTCTCCGAGGTCTACGGCTTCAAGGCGGCCCGACGCGCCATCTTCACCGGCTTCGCGATGAACATCCTTGCCGCCCTTGCCCTCTGGGTCACGATCTATCTACCTGCCGCGGACTTCTACGAGAACCAGGAACACTTCGAGAACATCGCCCACTCCTACACCGGGCTGATCATCGCCGGGCTGGCCGGCTTCATCGTCGGGCAGACCCTGAACGCCTGGTCGTTGGTCCTGATCAAGGAGCGCACCAAGGAGAAGCACCTGTGGGCGCGGCTCGTCGGGTCGACGTTCATCGGCCAGCTCGGTGACACCATCGTGTTCTGCGCGATCGCGGCGAGCGTCATCGGCATCACCTCCTTCGGCGACTTCGTCACGTACACCGCACAGGGCTGGCTGTACAAGACCGCCATCGAAGTCGTCCTGCTGCCGATCACCTACCGCGTGATCGCCTACATCAAACGCCGGGAACCGACGTATCAACCGGTGGGCGTCTGA
- a CDS encoding ABC transporter substrate-binding protein, producing MPLTWSRRRFLGMSAASAALLTACATDKPGAVASDGSVTVTHAFGETKIPKPPTRVVSAGLTSADDLLALGVVPIAVTDWFGAEPFGVWPWAQPRLNGTQPVVLTLADGVQVDQIAALTPDLIVATDAGLDRDTYDRLSAVAPTIAQTAGDPFFEPWRDRAGAIGQAVFRHDDMQKLIADVDAKFTGVKDSTPQFADKKALLLAGTLFRDSAQINGPPWRHEFLTQMGLTAIEPGDALIPRDRMAGILDDADVVIWTTESDEEQAALLADPTIAGLRATREERHVFTGKELAGAIAYASTLSYPVLADRLPQMLSRALS from the coding sequence GTGCCCCTGACGTGGTCCCGGCGCAGGTTCCTCGGAATGAGCGCCGCCTCGGCGGCGTTGCTGACCGCGTGCGCTACTGACAAGCCCGGCGCCGTCGCCTCCGACGGCTCGGTGACCGTCACCCACGCTTTCGGCGAGACAAAGATCCCCAAGCCGCCCACCCGGGTCGTCAGCGCGGGCCTCACCAGTGCCGACGATCTGCTGGCACTCGGCGTCGTCCCGATCGCGGTGACCGACTGGTTCGGTGCCGAACCCTTCGGCGTATGGCCGTGGGCGCAACCGCGGCTGAACGGCACCCAGCCCGTCGTCCTGACCCTGGCCGACGGCGTCCAGGTCGACCAGATCGCCGCGCTGACACCCGACCTGATCGTCGCCACCGACGCCGGACTCGACCGGGACACTTACGACCGGCTGTCCGCCGTCGCGCCGACGATCGCGCAGACCGCAGGCGACCCGTTCTTCGAGCCGTGGCGCGACCGGGCCGGCGCCATCGGCCAGGCGGTGTTCCGCCACGACGACATGCAGAAACTCATCGCCGACGTCGACGCGAAGTTCACCGGGGTGAAGGACAGCACCCCTCAGTTCGCCGACAAGAAGGCGCTGCTGCTCGCCGGCACCCTGTTCCGCGACAGTGCGCAGATCAACGGGCCGCCGTGGCGCCACGAGTTCCTGACCCAGATGGGGCTCACGGCGATCGAGCCGGGCGACGCCCTGATCCCCCGCGACCGGATGGCCGGCATCCTCGACGACGCCGACGTGGTGATCTGGACCACCGAGAGCGACGAGGAGCAGGCCGCGCTGCTGGCCGACCCCACCATCGCCGGCCTCCGCGCCACCAGGGAAGAGCGCCACGTGTTCACCGGAAAGGAACTCGCCGGAGCCATCGCCTACGCGTCGACGCTGTCCTATCCGGTGCTGGCGGACCGACTGCCGCAGATGCTGAGCAGGGCGCTGTCCTGA